From the Kitasatospora viridis genome, one window contains:
- a CDS encoding Fur family transcriptional regulator → MTTAGPSTPRARSTRQRAAVSAALDELEDFRSAQELHDLLKHRGDAVGLTTVYRTLQSLADAGEVDVLRTADGEAVYRRCSSGHHHHLVCRHCGSTVEVEGPAVERWASAVAAEHGFSDIAHTLEIFGTCAECAAKQAKA, encoded by the coding sequence GTGACCACCGCAGGCCCGTCGACGCCTCGCGCCCGCTCGACTCGGCAGCGCGCCGCGGTCTCCGCCGCGCTGGACGAGTTGGAGGACTTCCGCAGCGCGCAGGAACTGCACGATCTGCTCAAGCACCGCGGCGACGCGGTCGGCCTGACCACCGTCTACCGCACCCTGCAGTCGCTGGCCGACGCCGGCGAGGTGGACGTGCTGCGCACGGCCGACGGCGAGGCGGTCTACCGCCGGTGCAGCAGCGGGCACCACCACCACCTGGTCTGCCGGCACTGCGGCAGCACGGTGGAGGTCGAGGGCCCGGCGGTCGAGCGGTGGGCCAGCGCGGTCGCCGCCGAGCACGGGTTCAGCGACATCGCGCACACCCTGGAGATCTTCGGCACCTGCGCCGAGTGCGCGGCCAAGCAGGCGAAGGCCTGA
- a CDS encoding metal ABC transporter substrate-binding protein: MMIRRNRATPIALTALALTAGLALSACGGSTGAKSADGKVNVVASFYPLQYLAEQIGGDHVKVTDLTAAGVEPHDLELTAKQVATVQTAGAVVYLKGLQPTVDKAVAQSSSKYVVDAAALSPLVDHHLDEGGAESGTDPHIWLDPTRYATVAKGVGAELAKADPAHAADYQKNTDALVAQLATLDQSFQSGLKSCTRKAFVTSHAAFGYLADHYGLQQIAINGVDPESEPTPARLAQIQQAAKDNGVTTIFFEALVSPKLADSVAKDLNLKTAVLDPLEGVKAGSQDTYFTIMQQNLSNLQAALGCAS, from the coding sequence ATGATGATCCGCCGCAACCGTGCCACCCCGATAGCCCTCACCGCGCTCGCCCTGACCGCCGGCCTCGCGCTCAGCGCGTGCGGCGGCAGCACGGGCGCGAAGAGCGCGGACGGCAAGGTCAACGTGGTCGCCTCGTTCTACCCGCTGCAGTACCTGGCCGAGCAGATCGGCGGGGACCACGTCAAGGTCACCGATCTCACGGCCGCCGGCGTCGAGCCGCACGACCTGGAGCTGACGGCCAAGCAGGTCGCCACCGTGCAGACCGCCGGCGCCGTCGTCTACCTCAAGGGCCTGCAGCCCACCGTCGACAAGGCGGTCGCCCAGTCCAGCAGCAAGTACGTGGTCGACGCCGCGGCGCTCTCCCCGCTGGTCGACCACCACCTCGACGAGGGCGGCGCCGAGAGCGGCACCGACCCGCACATCTGGCTCGACCCCACCCGGTACGCCACCGTCGCCAAGGGCGTCGGCGCCGAGCTGGCCAAGGCCGACCCGGCGCACGCCGCCGACTACCAGAAGAACACCGACGCGCTGGTCGCCCAGCTCGCCACCCTGGACCAGAGCTTCCAGAGCGGCCTGAAGAGCTGCACTCGCAAGGCCTTCGTCACCAGCCACGCCGCCTTCGGCTACCTGGCCGACCACTACGGCCTGCAGCAGATCGCGATCAACGGCGTGGACCCCGAGTCCGAGCCCACCCCGGCCCGGCTGGCCCAGATCCAGCAGGCCGCCAAGGACAACGGCGTGACCACCATCTTCTTCGAGGCCCTGGTCAGCCCGAAGCTCGCCGACAGCGTCGCCAAGGACCTCAACCTGAAGACCGCCGTGCTCGACCCGCTGGAGGGCGTCAAGGCCGGCTCCCAGGACACCTACTTCACGATCATGCAGCAGAACCTGAGCAACCTCCAGGCCGCTCTCGGCTGCGCGAGCTGA
- a CDS encoding metal ABC transporter permease, translated as MTDLLSYDFMQRALLAALLVGITAPAVGIYLVQRRQALMGDGIGHVALTGVGLGLLFQTDPVWMAVLVCTVAAVIMELVRSRGNQRGDIALAMLFYGGMACGRLLISKSPAASGTGGSLDSYLWGSILAVDNGDLITIAALGTVVIAVSLGLRRQLFAVCQDEEFAKVTGVPVRLLNLLIAVMAAVTVTVAMRVVGLLLVSAMMVVPVVAAQLLTRSFRATQALSIVIGVLVSLGGVVTSYQADVPPGSAIVLLAIACFAVFSVLAAPLARRRHRSDGPSRPAAAEQPAAGAGLAQ; from the coding sequence ATGACCGACCTGCTCTCCTACGACTTCATGCAGCGGGCCCTGCTCGCCGCGCTGCTGGTGGGCATCACCGCACCCGCCGTCGGCATCTACCTGGTGCAGCGGCGGCAGGCGCTGATGGGCGACGGCATCGGCCACGTGGCGCTCACCGGCGTCGGCCTCGGGCTGCTCTTCCAGACCGACCCGGTCTGGATGGCGGTGCTGGTCTGCACCGTGGCCGCGGTGATCATGGAGCTGGTCCGCTCCCGGGGCAACCAGCGCGGGGACATCGCGCTGGCCATGCTCTTCTACGGCGGCATGGCCTGCGGGCGGCTGCTGATCAGCAAGTCGCCGGCCGCCAGCGGCACCGGCGGCAGCCTGGACAGCTACCTGTGGGGCTCGATCCTGGCCGTGGACAACGGCGACCTGATCACCATCGCGGCGCTCGGCACCGTGGTCATCGCGGTCAGCCTGGGCCTGCGCCGCCAGCTCTTCGCGGTCTGCCAGGACGAGGAGTTCGCCAAGGTGACCGGGGTGCCGGTGCGGCTGCTCAACCTGCTGATCGCGGTGATGGCCGCGGTCACCGTGACGGTCGCGATGCGGGTGGTCGGGCTGCTGCTGGTCAGCGCGATGATGGTGGTGCCGGTGGTGGCGGCGCAGCTGCTCACCCGGTCCTTCCGGGCCACCCAGGCGCTGTCCATCGTGATCGGAGTACTGGTCTCGCTCGGCGGTGTGGTCACCTCCTACCAGGCCGACGTGCCGCCCGGTTCGGCCATCGTGCTGCTCGCCATCGCCTGCTTCGCGGTCTTCAGCGTGCTGGCCGCGCCGCTGGCCCGGCGCCGGCACCGCAGCGACGGGCCGTCGCGACCGGCCGCCGCGGAGCAACCGGCGGCCGGTGCGGGGCTGGCACAATGA
- a CDS encoding metal ABC transporter ATP-binding protein — MDSAIPVVRLTAAQAALGGRPVLHGLDLSVGAGEVVALLGSNGSGKSTTIKTVIGTVPLTAGDRELFGVPGRRFRDWRRIGYVPQRTTAAGGVPATVREVVATGRLSRHRMLPLRRADRAAVDAALDAVGMLERAGDGVADLSGGQQQRVLIARALAGSPDLLIMDEPMAGVDLASQQVLADTLRTEVARGCAVLLVLHELGPLAPLIDRAVLLRDGRVVQDGPPADAAHHQEHHHDHQDHHRTATRQGLLT, encoded by the coding sequence ATGGACTCCGCGATACCCGTCGTCCGGCTGACCGCCGCCCAGGCCGCGCTCGGCGGCCGCCCGGTGCTGCACGGGCTCGACCTGAGCGTCGGCGCCGGCGAGGTGGTGGCCCTGCTCGGCAGCAACGGCTCCGGCAAGTCCACCACGATCAAGACGGTGATCGGCACCGTGCCGCTCACCGCCGGCGACCGCGAGCTGTTCGGGGTGCCCGGCCGGCGGTTCCGCGACTGGCGCCGGATCGGCTACGTGCCGCAGCGCACCACCGCCGCCGGCGGCGTGCCGGCCACGGTGCGCGAGGTGGTCGCCACCGGGCGGCTGTCCCGGCACCGGATGCTGCCGCTGCGGCGCGCCGACCGGGCCGCCGTGGACGCCGCGCTGGACGCCGTGGGCATGCTGGAGCGGGCCGGGGACGGGGTCGCCGACCTCTCCGGCGGCCAGCAGCAGCGGGTGCTGATCGCCCGCGCGCTGGCCGGCTCGCCGGACCTGCTGATCATGGACGAGCCGATGGCCGGGGTCGACCTGGCCAGCCAGCAGGTGCTCGCCGACACGCTGCGCACCGAGGTCGCCCGCGGCTGCGCGGTGCTGCTGGTGCTGCACGAACTCGGCCCGCTGGCACCGCTGATCGACCGCGCCGTGCTGCTGCGCGACGGCCGGGTGGTGCAGGACGGCCCGCCGGCCGACGCCGCCCACCACCAGGAGCACCACCACGACCACCAGGACCACCACCGCACCGCGACCCGCCAGGGACTGCTGACATGA